In a genomic window of Saprospiraceae bacterium:
- a CDS encoding glucokinase has translation MHQPFLPIAFPKRTPLPEGVPLLAADVGGTKTALALFEMRGGVLAIVREAVYASKSFGSLAEAVRHFVGNGSRPARLSIAFAGPVQGGKAKATNLGWDIEVAALSQALSIPEVFLLNDLEAYAYGLAALTPSDVQTIFRASSPAIGNAAIIAPGTGLGEAGLYWDGTALHPFATEGGHAGFAPRDEFDCALLLFLEKKYGRVSWERVVSGPGIHQMYRFLRDVKSMTAPAEVEENMEYQDPAAVISLGAVAGRPICVETLRLFARYLAMEAANLALKLKATGGVFIGGGVPPKIWNDDLQAVFLEHFFQVGRLRPLLESVPVHLVLNERGALLGAAWYVGGVV, from the coding sequence ATGCACCAGCCTTTTCTTCCAATCGCGTTTCCCAAGCGGACACCCTTGCCCGAAGGTGTCCCGCTGCTCGCAGCCGACGTGGGCGGCACCAAAACGGCGCTGGCACTTTTTGAAATGCGCGGGGGAGTGTTGGCCATCGTTCGAGAGGCCGTCTATGCCTCCAAATCATTTGGCTCATTGGCCGAGGCCGTGCGTCATTTTGTCGGCAACGGTTCGCGGCCTGCGCGATTGAGTATCGCTTTCGCAGGGCCAGTGCAGGGCGGCAAGGCAAAAGCCACCAATCTGGGTTGGGACATTGAAGTGGCCGCCCTGAGCCAAGCATTGAGCATCCCGGAAGTATTTTTGCTCAACGACCTCGAAGCCTACGCTTACGGATTGGCTGCGCTGACGCCATCGGATGTGCAAACCATTTTTAGGGCCTCCTCGCCTGCTATTGGCAACGCGGCCATCATAGCGCCCGGCACAGGACTTGGTGAGGCGGGTCTCTATTGGGATGGCACCGCCCTGCATCCTTTTGCCACAGAGGGCGGACACGCGGGTTTTGCGCCCCGCGATGAATTTGACTGCGCGTTACTCCTTTTTTTGGAAAAAAAATATGGCCGCGTGAGTTGGGAGCGCGTGGTGTCTGGCCCCGGCATCCATCAGATGTATCGCTTTCTCCGCGATGTGAAGTCAATGACGGCACCCGCCGAAGTGGAGGAGAATATGGAATATCAAGACCCGGCAGCGGTCATCAGCCTCGGCGCAGTGGCGGGGCGCCCTATTTGTGTGGAAACGCTGCGCCTTTTTGCCCGCTACCTTGCCATGGAGGCCGCCAACCTCGCCTTAAAGCTCAAGGCAACGGGCGGCGTTTTCATCGGCGGCGGGGTGCCGCCCAAAATCTGGAACGACGACCTGCAAGCCGTTTTTCTCGAACACTTCTTCCAAGTGGGTCGCCTGCGGCCCTTGCTGGAATCGGTGCCCGTGCATCTGGTGCTGAACGAGCGAGGTGCCTTGCTGGGGGCAGCGTGGTATGTGGGTGGCGTGGTGTGA
- a CDS encoding DUF2267 domain-containing protein translates to MALNFNKYVQDGEQFLTEVAREINDPDNVAKAGRILRAVLHAFRNRVSPQESLQLIAQLPMLIKAVYVDGWRISDESKKLRTLGDFIEAVREEGGRGTANDFVTDREVEHAIHAVFTVLKKDVSAGEIKDIVATLPAALRPLLA, encoded by the coding sequence ATGGCACTCAATTTCAACAAGTACGTCCAAGATGGCGAGCAATTCCTAACGGAAGTTGCCCGCGAAATCAATGACCCCGACAACGTGGCCAAGGCAGGTCGCATCCTGCGAGCAGTGCTTCATGCGTTTCGCAACCGAGTGTCGCCGCAAGAGTCGCTTCAGCTCATCGCCCAATTGCCAATGCTTATCAAGGCTGTCTATGTGGATGGTTGGCGCATCAGCGACGAATCCAAAAAACTCCGTACGTTGGGCGATTTCATTGAAGCAGTGCGGGAAGAGGGCGGGCGTGGCACCGCAAATGATTTCGTTACCGACCGCGAAGTCGAACACGCCATCCATGCAGTATTTACTGTATTGAAAAAAGACGTTTCAGCGGGGGAAATTAAAGATATCGTCGCCACGCTGCCAGCAGCACTGCGGCCTTTGTTGGCTTAA
- a CDS encoding outer membrane beta-barrel protein: MLLVHAASVAQLLEQGNFMVGSTVGFSTANSKVTSGGAGSEGLSAQQVNVAPAIGYFILDNFALGLGADYTLNSVTEPGQDKTTDSDLLFGPFARYYFSLGDNVALFFTTNFGFGNSKDEQIVGENKQSIETNVFAVGAGPGLTVYSRGGFAIETIFKYNYANSQFDSTTGGVTTTTKTRTNQFSLALGLQYYFGGFRRVRG; this comes from the coding sequence ATGCTCTTGGTGCATGCTGCGTCCGTTGCCCAATTGTTGGAGCAGGGCAATTTTATGGTTGGCTCGACAGTGGGATTCTCGACCGCCAACTCTAAAGTCACCAGCGGAGGCGCAGGCAGCGAAGGGCTTTCGGCCCAACAGGTCAACGTGGCCCCTGCTATCGGCTACTTCATTTTGGACAATTTTGCCTTGGGCCTCGGCGCCGACTACACACTCAACTCCGTGACCGAACCCGGCCAAGACAAAACAACTGACAGCGACTTGCTCTTTGGACCATTTGCACGCTACTACTTCTCTCTGGGCGACAACGTGGCGCTGTTTTTCACAACCAATTTTGGGTTTGGCAACTCAAAAGACGAGCAAATAGTGGGCGAAAACAAGCAAAGCATCGAGACCAACGTCTTTGCCGTCGGTGCTGGCCCAGGCCTGACGGTATATTCAAGAGGCGGTTTCGCCATTGAGACCATTTTTAAGTACAACTACGCCAACAGCCAGTTCGACTCCACTACGGGAGGTGTCACTACTACCACCAAGACGCGCACCAACCAGTTCTCGTTGGCACTGGGGCTACAGTACTACTTCGGCGGCTTCCGGCGCGTGCGGGGTTGA
- a CDS encoding ABC transporter ATP-binding protein, which produces MKTTVIDIHNVSKIYNPDTIPVHAVDGVHLHIERGEFTALVGPSGSGKTTLLNIIGGLDAPTEGKVVINDTDITALSPNRLIQFRLHNIGFVFQSFNLIPVLTAGENVEFIMLLQGAPKAERERRVKELMHAVGLSDKMDVRPARLSGGQQQRVAVARALASKPQFILADEPTANLDSQSATNLLDMMAQLNREEGMTFIFSTHDARVIERARRVIKLVDGRIASDTASVSVA; this is translated from the coding sequence ATGAAGACAACAGTCATTGATATCCACAACGTCAGCAAAATTTACAATCCCGACACTATTCCAGTGCATGCGGTGGACGGTGTGCACCTGCACATCGAACGAGGCGAATTCACGGCCTTGGTCGGCCCGTCGGGTTCGGGCAAAACAACTTTGCTCAACATCATCGGCGGCCTCGATGCGCCTACAGAAGGCAAGGTCGTCATCAACGACACGGACATCACGGCCCTGTCGCCCAATCGGTTGATTCAGTTCCGCCTGCACAATATCGGCTTTGTGTTCCAATCGTTCAACCTGATTCCGGTGCTGACCGCCGGCGAAAATGTGGAGTTTATCATGCTTTTGCAAGGCGCACCAAAGGCCGAGCGCGAACGGCGCGTGAAAGAGCTAATGCACGCCGTCGGCCTCAGCGACAAAATGGACGTGCGCCCCGCACGGCTTTCAGGTGGTCAGCAACAGCGCGTCGCCGTCGCAAGAGCGCTGGCATCCAAGCCTCAATTCATCCTCGCTGACGAGCCTACGGCCAACCTCGACTCCCAATCGGCCACGAACCTGCTTGATATGATGGCACAACTCAACCGCGAAGAGGGCATGACTTTTATCTTTTCAACGCACGATGCCCGCGTCATCGAACGCGCCCGCCGGGTCATCAAACTGGTGGATGGGCGGATTGCGTCGGACACGGCGAGCGTCAGTGTGGCTTGA
- a CDS encoding ABC transporter permease: protein MLLQLAWRNLWRNPNRSFITMASVWCAVVLAVAMSSLQKGVFDHLIANVVSFYSGYVQVHRAGYQSEQTLENSFPLTDSIQKAVLSSPGVAAATPRLEAFALASTGEKTKGCLVAGIAPDTEERVTRLKSKLVAGAYLQDSAQTILIAEGLAKRLQTGLGDTVILLGQGYYGTTAAGKYAIGGILRFGSPALNDQVVFLPLAAAQHWLDAPGLATTLVVSPEKPTATERTAAQLRASLPPDFETLTWQEMMPDIHEHIQTDTASGAIILGVLYLLISFGIFATLLMMLAERQREFGMLVALGMKKRQLAQMVMFESVLITLTGCLFGILVSIPLVWWLKEHPIRITGEMAEVYEKFGFEAIFPASLAPSIFWNQALAVLIIGLLLSLYPIVKVLFLKPVDAMRA, encoded by the coding sequence ATGCTCCTACAACTTGCATGGCGCAATCTCTGGCGCAACCCCAACCGCTCGTTCATCACGATGGCATCAGTGTGGTGTGCGGTCGTGTTGGCCGTTGCCATGAGTAGCTTGCAAAAAGGCGTGTTCGACCATTTGATAGCCAATGTGGTCAGTTTCTACAGTGGCTATGTGCAAGTCCACCGGGCGGGCTATCAGTCGGAACAAACATTGGAAAATAGCTTTCCGCTGACTGATTCCATCCAAAAGGCCGTTTTGTCGAGTCCGGGCGTGGCCGCTGCGACACCACGACTGGAAGCCTTCGCGCTAGCCTCCACAGGTGAAAAAACCAAAGGTTGCCTCGTGGCTGGCATCGCCCCAGACACGGAAGAACGCGTCACGCGATTGAAAAGCAAGTTAGTGGCGGGTGCGTATTTGCAGGACAGTGCACAGACGATTCTGATTGCGGAAGGTTTGGCCAAGCGCCTGCAAACAGGCCTTGGCGACACCGTCATCTTGCTTGGTCAGGGTTACTACGGCACCACCGCAGCCGGAAAATATGCCATCGGCGGCATCCTGCGATTCGGCTCACCCGCACTCAACGACCAAGTGGTGTTCCTGCCATTGGCGGCAGCCCAACACTGGCTCGATGCACCGGGGCTGGCGACCACGCTGGTCGTTTCGCCCGAAAAGCCCACAGCCACCGAACGAACCGCCGCCCAACTTCGAGCCTCGCTCCCTCCCGATTTTGAAACCTTGACATGGCAGGAAATGATGCCCGACATCCACGAACATATCCAAACCGACACGGCAAGCGGCGCCATTATTTTAGGCGTACTGTACTTGCTGATTTCGTTCGGCATTTTCGCCACATTGCTGATGATGCTGGCCGAGCGCCAACGCGAATTTGGGATGCTCGTCGCGTTGGGCATGAAAAAACGCCAGCTTGCCCAAATGGTCATGTTCGAGTCGGTGCTAATCACCTTGACGGGTTGCCTATTTGGTATTTTGGTCAGCATCCCTTTGGTCTGGTGGCTCAAGGAGCATCCCATCAGAATCACGGGCGAGATGGCAGAGGTATATGAAAAATTCGGCTTTGAGGCCATATTCCCGGCATCGCTAGCCCCTTCCATCTTTTGGAACCAAGCGCTGGCCGTCCTGATTATCGGTTTGTTGCTATCGCTCTACCCTATTGTCAAAGTATTGTTTCTTAAACCCGTAGATGCCATGCGAGCGTAA
- a CDS encoding ZIP family metal transporter: protein MTEIIDFIAQYHPTTQAFFATLFTWGVTALGAALVFFFKSVNQRVLDAMMGFAAGVMIAASFWSLLAPAIEMSEEVSELPKWGPALIGFLAGGIFLSIVDKILPHLHPDLAMDQAEGISTKWRRSVLLVLAITLHNIPEGLAIGVAFGGVVHGMPGATIGAAVALAIGIGLQNFPEGTAVSVPLRREGMSRAKSFWYGQLSGVVEPVFAVLGAMAVLTMKPMLPYALSFAAGAMIFVVVEELIPESQRAGNTDLATLATLLGFSVMMVLDVSLG, encoded by the coding sequence ATGACTGAAATCATTGACTTTATCGCTCAGTATCACCCGACCACACAGGCGTTTTTTGCCACCTTGTTCACTTGGGGCGTCACGGCGTTGGGCGCCGCGTTGGTTTTCTTTTTCAAAAGCGTGAACCAACGGGTGCTCGATGCCATGATGGGCTTCGCCGCGGGCGTGATGATTGCCGCCAGTTTTTGGTCGTTGCTCGCGCCCGCTATCGAAATGAGCGAGGAAGTGAGCGAGTTGCCAAAGTGGGGGCCTGCGCTGATTGGCTTTTTGGCGGGCGGCATTTTTCTTTCCATCGTGGATAAGATATTGCCGCACTTGCACCCCGATTTGGCCATGGACCAAGCCGAGGGCATCTCTACCAAATGGCGGCGCAGCGTGTTGCTTGTGCTGGCCATCACGCTTCACAACATCCCTGAAGGTCTTGCCATCGGCGTAGCTTTTGGTGGGGTGGTGCACGGTATGCCCGGCGCTACCATCGGGGCCGCTGTCGCATTGGCCATCGGCATCGGGTTGCAGAATTTCCCAGAGGGCACCGCTGTGTCCGTGCCGCTTCGGCGGGAGGGGATGTCGCGTGCCAAGTCGTTCTGGTATGGGCAGCTTTCGGGCGTGGTGGAGCCTGTGTTTGCCGTATTGGGCGCTATGGCCGTGCTGACCATGAAACCCATGTTGCCCTACGCGCTGTCGTTTGCCGCAGGTGCCATGATTTTCGTGGTGGTAGAGGAATTGATACCGGAATCTCAACGCGCCGGCAACACTGACCTCGCCACACTTGCCACCTTGTTGGGCTTCAGCGTGATGATGGTGTTGGATGTGTCGCTGGGGTAA
- a CDS encoding ABC transporter permease has protein sequence MLIIIAWRNLWRHRTRSLAIITSVALGVWAGAFIVSLYYGMGNERVRIAIEQEVSHIQVHHPKFRDDHDVVFNFALDSLEAALRHTPGVKAFSLRTTVQGMLANASASNGVQVNGVDPDAEDKTRGLKNFVIDGGYFEAEKKHQVLVGKKLADKMKLAPGNKIVLTFQDIEQNITSGAFRIAGIYETANAPLDERNVYVRRGDLDDLLDTPGRGTEAAVLLTDESELPAAMAALTRQLPGLEVQDWRAISPETALVMSSLDISSFIIIAIILIALAFGIVNTMLMAVLERTREIGMLMAVGMTKLRLFGMVVLETLLLTLTGCPIGFGLAWLANAWLSKTGIDLSAIAENLLKGFGYGAVIYPDLPGDKVWQIIQIVFVTALLASVFPAWKALKMRPAEAIRH, from the coding sequence ATGCTAATCATCATTGCTTGGCGGAATTTATGGCGACACCGGACGCGCAGCCTTGCCATCATCACGTCAGTGGCGCTGGGGGTGTGGGCAGGAGCGTTCATCGTGTCGCTCTACTACGGTATGGGCAACGAGCGTGTGCGCATCGCCATCGAGCAGGAAGTGTCGCACATTCAGGTGCATCATCCAAAATTCCGCGACGACCACGATGTGGTTTTCAATTTTGCGCTCGACAGCCTCGAAGCCGCCCTGCGCCACACACCCGGCGTGAAGGCTTTTTCGCTGCGCACCACGGTGCAAGGCATGTTGGCCAACGCCTCAGCTAGCAATGGCGTTCAGGTCAACGGCGTTGACCCTGATGCCGAAGATAAGACACGGGGCTTGAAAAATTTCGTCATAGACGGCGGATACTTTGAAGCCGAGAAAAAGCATCAGGTGTTGGTCGGGAAAAAATTGGCCGATAAAATGAAACTCGCGCCGGGCAACAAAATCGTGCTGACATTTCAAGACATAGAGCAAAACATCACTTCCGGCGCTTTTCGCATTGCCGGCATCTATGAAACTGCCAATGCCCCGCTCGACGAGCGCAACGTGTATGTGCGGCGCGGCGACCTCGACGATTTGCTCGACACCCCGGGACGTGGCACGGAAGCCGCTGTTCTACTGACCGACGAAAGCGAATTGCCCGCCGCAATGGCTGCGCTCACGCGACAGCTGCCGGGGCTTGAGGTGCAAGACTGGCGCGCCATTTCGCCGGAGACAGCTCTTGTGATGTCTTCGCTCGATATATCTTCCTTTATCATCATTGCCATCATACTCATCGCACTGGCATTTGGCATCGTCAACACCATGCTCATGGCAGTGCTCGAACGCACCCGCGAAATCGGGATGCTGATGGCCGTCGGCATGACCAAGCTCCGGCTGTTCGGCATGGTCGTGCTGGAAACCCTGTTGCTGACGTTGACCGGATGCCCTATTGGGTTTGGGTTGGCTTGGCTGGCGAATGCCTGGCTTTCAAAAACGGGGATTGACCTGAGCGCCATCGCCGAAAACTTGCTGAAAGGCTTCGGATATGGCGCGGTGATTTATCCTGACCTACCTGGCGACAAAGTGTGGCAGATTATACAAATCGTCTTTGTCACGGCATTGCTCGCCTCAGTGTTTCCGGCATGGAAAGCACTTAAAATGAGACCCGCTGAAGCCATCAGGCATTGA
- a CDS encoding universal stress protein, producing MTTIKVFGEHDEATRRLRDNLTRALSDFPLDNRVVEVSEPNAIRADGVTDTPALMLDGDMVVEGRVPTVEELTAIFQNRYLYKSKLYRLQNITVPVDISEPSGNALVFAWQLAQQLDAKIEVVYAMDSIFEGSLPSASGFLSSYKKTVQTELDAFIKDTLKKIEVDYQPPAQTPPIPKNGDETAAPAIKSTVLYGFPEEVIEEQSRKADLIVMGTTGRGGVARSLFGSVSTEVSQSSHCPVLFVPMEAAFHGFKNVLYASNFDSLDALRVKQAVAFVQRFGGRVHFVHVGPAGEEGLNLERKLFEVDYQRSEPEYPFVFNKVIGDDVVEQLNDYAFQHGIDLMVFVTHQRSFWENLLHKSVTRKALLGAGLPMLIMHADDDMKGR from the coding sequence ATGACCACTATAAAAGTTTTTGGAGAACATGACGAGGCTACTCGCCGCCTGCGCGACAACCTCACCCGCGCCCTCTCGGATTTTCCGCTGGACAATCGAGTGGTGGAGGTGTCGGAGCCGAACGCCATCCGAGCCGATGGCGTGACGGACACCCCCGCGCTGATGCTCGACGGCGATATGGTAGTGGAAGGTCGTGTGCCCACAGTGGAAGAGCTGACTGCCATCTTCCAAAATCGCTATCTCTACAAGAGCAAATTGTATCGCTTGCAAAATATCACGGTGCCAGTGGACATCAGCGAGCCGTCGGGCAACGCATTGGTGTTCGCTTGGCAGCTGGCTCAGCAATTGGATGCCAAAATAGAGGTGGTGTATGCGATGGATAGTATTTTTGAAGGCAGCCTGCCTTCCGCGTCGGGTTTTTTGTCGAGCTACAAAAAAACGGTGCAGACGGAGCTGGATGCCTTTATCAAGGATACGCTTAAGAAAATCGAGGTGGATTACCAGCCACCCGCCCAAACCCCACCAATCCCCAAAAACGGCGATGAGACCGCAGCTCCAGCCATCAAATCAACGGTGCTGTATGGTTTTCCCGAAGAGGTTATCGAGGAGCAATCGCGCAAGGCAGACCTCATCGTGATGGGCACTACGGGGCGCGGCGGCGTGGCACGCAGCCTGTTTGGCTCGGTCAGCACGGAAGTGTCGCAGTCTTCGCATTGTCCGGTGCTTTTTGTGCCGATGGAAGCCGCTTTTCATGGTTTCAAAAATGTGCTCTACGCGAGCAATTTCGATTCGCTGGATGCCTTGCGCGTGAAGCAAGCGGTGGCGTTCGTGCAGCGATTCGGCGGTCGGGTGCATTTTGTGCACGTCGGCCCGGCGGGTGAGGAAGGACTGAATTTGGAGCGGAAGCTGTTCGAGGTGGATTACCAACGCTCGGAACCTGAATACCCCTTTGTTTTCAACAAGGTCATTGGCGACGACGTGGTGGAGCAGCTTAACGATTATGCCTTCCAACATGGCATTGACTTGATGGTTTTTGTGACGCACCAACGCAGCTTCTGGGAAAACCTGCTGCACAAAAGCGTGACGCGCAAGGCCCTGCTGGGCGCGGGCTTGCCGATGCTCATCATGCACGCTGACGATGACATGAAAGGGCGTTAG
- a CDS encoding response regulator — MKKILIIEDNADVRENLSEILMLGGYETLTAENGKTGVEKAQEVLPDLILCDIMMPELDGYGVLHILSRHANTAGIPFIFLTAKAEKEDFRRGMSLGADDYITKPFDDVALLQTIEARLQKSERLRVASAQHTGSLDHFIDEARALEAIKHLSDNREVRHYRKKDIIFREGENPRWLFFVESGKVKLYKTSDDGRELIVKIAQTGDFLGFLALFQEDAYPESAAAVEDCAVKLIPKSDFAALVFGHRDVNARFIKMLANHVAEREQQLIELAYNSVRKRVATALVQLYDQSGPTINLLREDLASLAGTAKETLIRTLTDFKNEGSIDIKEGAILVLKPDKLRHLPN, encoded by the coding sequence ATGAAAAAAATCCTCATTATCGAAGATAACGCCGACGTTCGTGAAAATCTCTCCGAAATTCTCATGTTGGGGGGCTACGAGACGCTCACCGCTGAAAACGGCAAAACCGGGGTGGAAAAGGCGCAGGAAGTCTTGCCAGACCTCATTCTTTGCGACATCATGATGCCCGAACTGGACGGCTACGGGGTGTTGCACATACTGAGCCGCCACGCCAACACTGCTGGCATACCGTTCATCTTTCTGACCGCCAAGGCCGAAAAGGAAGACTTCCGACGCGGTATGTCGCTGGGTGCCGACGACTACATCACCAAGCCTTTCGACGACGTGGCCCTGCTGCAAACCATAGAGGCACGGCTTCAAAAAAGCGAACGCCTGCGCGTCGCCTCCGCCCAGCACACGGGTTCGCTCGACCATTTTATAGACGAGGCACGCGCTTTGGAGGCGATAAAACATCTCTCTGACAACCGCGAGGTGCGGCACTATCGCAAAAAAGACATCATTTTCAGGGAAGGCGAAAACCCGCGCTGGCTCTTTTTTGTGGAAAGCGGCAAAGTGAAGCTTTACAAGACCAGTGACGACGGGCGCGAGCTCATCGTGAAAATCGCACAAACAGGCGATTTCCTTGGCTTTTTGGCGCTATTCCAAGAAGATGCTTACCCGGAAAGCGCCGCAGCGGTGGAAGACTGCGCGGTCAAACTGATTCCGAAATCGGATTTTGCCGCGTTGGTGTTTGGCCATCGCGACGTGAATGCCCGATTTATCAAGATGCTCGCCAATCACGTCGCCGAGCGCGAACAACAACTCATAGAACTGGCTTACAACTCCGTCCGCAAGCGCGTGGCTACTGCCCTCGTGCAGCTCTACGACCAAAGCGGCCCTACCATCAATCTCTTGCGCGAAGACCTCGCCTCACTGGCCGGCACGGCCAAAGAAACACTTATCCGCACCTTGACCGATTTTAAAAACGAAGGCTCGATTGACATCAAAGAGGGAGCTATTCTGGTCTTGAAGCCTGACAAGCTGCGTCATTTGCCCAATTGA
- a CDS encoding outer membrane lipoprotein-sorting protein — protein MVPGRHSFVARYFFIFAQLIHHNPSLTIVQNQTLLLLIPVFLFGMRASSLAQQQEDAVAIVRKADERARGKTSIAEMTITTVRPKWTRSMDIKAWTKGNEMALILVKSPAKDKGTTFLKRKKEVWNWLPSLERTIKLPPSMMSQSWMGTDFTNDDLVKESSIVDDYVHKLLGSEKQGDRDCHKIELTPKPEAAVVWGKVVVWVDKKDYIQLRTEFYDENGALSQTMIGADLKMLGGKLLPSRIEMTPADKKGHKTEIAYKSLEFDKPLADSFFTTENMTKVK, from the coding sequence ATGGTGCCGGGCCGACACTCGTTTGTCGCCCGGTATTTTTTTATTTTTGCCCAACTTATTCACCACAACCCATCGCTGACCATTGTGCAAAATCAGACCCTTCTACTCTTAATTCCTGTTTTTCTATTCGGCATGCGAGCATCATCCCTCGCCCAACAACAGGAAGACGCCGTGGCCATCGTCCGAAAAGCCGACGAACGAGCGCGTGGAAAAACTTCCATCGCCGAAATGACCATCACCACCGTCCGCCCCAAATGGACCCGCTCGATGGACATCAAAGCATGGACGAAGGGCAACGAAATGGCGCTTATTTTGGTCAAATCGCCCGCCAAAGACAAAGGCACGACTTTCCTGAAGCGCAAAAAAGAAGTCTGGAACTGGCTTCCTTCGCTCGAACGCACCATCAAACTACCCCCCTCCATGATGTCGCAGTCGTGGATGGGCACCGACTTCACCAACGACGACTTGGTGAAAGAATCCTCCATTGTGGATGATTATGTGCACAAATTGCTCGGCTCAGAGAAACAGGGCGACCGAGACTGCCACAAAATTGAACTTACCCCAAAACCCGAAGCGGCGGTCGTGTGGGGGAAAGTCGTCGTCTGGGTTGACAAAAAGGACTACATCCAACTCCGCACTGAATTCTACGACGAAAACGGCGCACTATCGCAGACCATGATTGGCGCTGACCTGAAAATGCTTGGCGGCAAATTGCTCCCGTCGCGCATCGAAATGACCCCTGCCGACAAAAAAGGACACAAAACCGAAATCGCCTACAAGTCGCTCGAATTCGACAAGCCGTTGGCCGATAGTTTTTTCACGACGGAGAATATGACGAAGGTCAAGTAG
- a CDS encoding CBS domain-containing protein: MNVFAPISSLMTDYKHLVTVSPEDTLEKVKEIFDAHKFHHIPVVNFREIVGIISKVDFEHFLGGATLYGENNIVSTQRLREARVHQIMTKHLGKVEPDDRINVALEIFTLNRFHALPVVKDGELVGIITPFDILKKLAEEKPAQPHMVYEAEN; this comes from the coding sequence ATGAACGTATTTGCACCAATCTCCAGCCTGATGACCGACTACAAGCACTTGGTAACGGTCAGCCCGGAAGACACCCTTGAAAAAGTGAAAGAAATTTTCGACGCGCACAAATTCCACCATATCCCGGTGGTCAATTTCCGCGAAATCGTGGGCATTATCAGCAAAGTTGATTTTGAACATTTTCTGGGCGGGGCCACGCTTTATGGCGAAAACAACATAGTGAGCACGCAACGACTGCGCGAGGCGCGTGTGCATCAAATCATGACGAAGCACCTCGGCAAAGTGGAGCCTGACGACCGCATCAACGTGGCGCTGGAAATTTTCACCCTCAACCGATTCCACGCGCTTCCGGTAGTGAAAGACGGCGAGCTAGTGGGCATCATCACACCGTTCGACATTCTGAAAAAATTGGCCGAAGAAAAACCCGCTCAGCCCCACATGGTCTATGAAGCGGAAAATTGA